The proteins below are encoded in one region of Paenibacillus albus:
- a CDS encoding LysR family transcriptional regulator, whose product MDLKELSAFQTIVQEGTFSRAAEKLNYAQSTITNQIQRLEKELGVQLFKRGWDVQLTNAGRTFAAEVDHLIQHWNEVAELARALQHDEIGSLRIGAIEPLMETAIPQSVRKFQQQKPRMACQVTADNTDSLAQALLHDEIDFAVCGEPSDSPAYYFEPIYHERTILIADRNHPLCRLNEVPFEELLNYPITVGGHTCLYHLQFSKYLSRYKSSPLLLNSVNRISSIPYFIKETLAVGVVLESTPLIPEVTRISLESELPLIPVGLLQSRQRQLASESSLALLQGIIKETIGAR is encoded by the coding sequence ATGGATCTCAAAGAGCTGTCCGCTTTTCAAACCATTGTCCAAGAAGGGACGTTCTCCCGCGCTGCGGAGAAATTAAATTATGCGCAATCGACCATTACGAATCAGATTCAGCGCTTAGAGAAGGAGTTGGGCGTGCAGCTCTTCAAGAGGGGCTGGGATGTGCAGCTGACGAATGCCGGACGGACATTCGCAGCAGAGGTGGACCATCTCATCCAGCATTGGAACGAGGTCGCCGAGCTGGCACGAGCGTTGCAGCATGACGAAATTGGCAGCTTGCGCATCGGGGCAATCGAGCCCCTAATGGAAACGGCCATACCCCAGTCGGTGCGGAAGTTCCAGCAGCAGAAGCCACGCATGGCTTGTCAGGTCACTGCAGATAATACCGACTCGCTGGCACAAGCCCTACTTCATGACGAGATAGATTTTGCTGTCTGTGGTGAGCCTTCAGATTCACCCGCCTATTACTTTGAACCGATTTACCATGAACGCACCATTCTTATTGCAGATCGTAATCATCCTCTGTGCCGCTTAAATGAGGTTCCCTTTGAGGAGCTCTTGAACTATCCGATCACTGTAGGTGGCCACACATGCTTGTATCATCTACAGTTCTCTAAGTACCTATCTCGTTATAAAAGCTCTCCGCTATTGCTGAATTCCGTTAACCGTATCTCGTCCATTCCTTACTTTATCAAAGAGACGCTTGCCGTTGGGGTCGTGCTGGAGTCGACTCCGCTCATTCCAGAGGTGACACGAATTAGCCTAGAGTCTGAATTGCCGCTCATACCAGTCGGCCTACTCCAATCTCGGCAGCGCCAGCTCGCATCGGAATCCTCGCTGGCATTGCTCCAAGGCATCATTAAAGAGACGATTGGGGCTAGATAA
- a CDS encoding carboxymuconolactone decarboxylase family protein has translation MLHKPSGKHREIKSSAREAYGELAPAFVNYSENVLFGDVWRREQLSLRDRSMITVAALVAGGMTEQLSYHLRLAQENGASREELVEAITHLAFYTGWPRAASALSVVKHVLVTTEEE, from the coding sequence ATGCTGCACAAACCATCCGGGAAACACCGAGAAATCAAGTCCAGCGCGAGGGAAGCGTACGGTGAGCTTGCCCCGGCTTTCGTCAATTACTCGGAGAACGTGCTCTTCGGCGACGTGTGGAGAAGAGAACAATTGTCTCTGCGAGATCGCAGCATGATTACGGTGGCGGCATTAGTGGCGGGTGGAATGACGGAGCAGCTGTCATACCACCTTCGTCTAGCCCAGGAGAATGGAGCTAGCCGAGAAGAGTTGGTGGAAGCCATTACGCATCTGGCCTTCTATACGGGATGGCCGCGTGCCGCGTCTGCGCTCTCTGTAGTAAAGCATGTCTTGGTGACAACAGAAGAAGAGTAA
- a CDS encoding FecCD family ABC transporter permease, whose translation MLSYSKAVKNADSVDSSSADALRSIYARPWTGALILLGGIALLLISVGISVSFGAADIGFATVWDAIFHYKEELTQHQIILDIRLPRVVGGALVGACFAVAGAMMQGMTRNPLADSGLLGLNAGAGFALAICFAFFPGLPYMYLILYSFVGAALGSVLVFVIGAAARGGLTPVRLVLAGATLSAMLTALSEGIALYYRIGQDLAFWYAGGVAGLRWEQLKIMFPWTLAALGAAFVLSKSITMLSLGEDVARGLGLRTGLIKFLATVVIIILAGAAVSSVGAVGFVGLLVPHVTRKLVGVDYRWIIPCSALLGALLVVFADLAARMVNAPYETPIGALIAIIGVPFFLYLAQKERREL comes from the coding sequence ATGTTATCGTACAGCAAAGCTGTAAAAAACGCCGATTCGGTAGATTCTTCGTCAGCGGATGCGCTCAGAAGCATTTACGCGAGACCGTGGACCGGCGCGCTTATTCTTCTAGGCGGAATTGCGCTGCTGCTTATTTCCGTCGGCATCTCCGTCTCCTTCGGGGCAGCGGACATTGGGTTCGCGACGGTCTGGGATGCGATCTTCCATTATAAGGAGGAGCTGACGCAGCACCAGATCATTCTGGATATTCGGCTGCCGCGCGTGGTTGGCGGCGCACTGGTAGGGGCATGCTTCGCGGTTGCCGGGGCGATGATGCAGGGGATGACACGCAATCCGCTGGCCGATTCAGGGCTGCTCGGACTGAATGCCGGTGCGGGGTTTGCGCTTGCGATTTGCTTCGCGTTCTTCCCAGGGCTGCCTTATATGTATTTGATTCTGTACTCGTTCGTCGGAGCGGCGCTCGGCTCGGTGCTCGTGTTCGTAATCGGCGCGGCGGCGCGTGGCGGGTTAACGCCAGTTCGGCTTGTGCTCGCTGGGGCAACGCTGTCGGCTATGCTGACGGCGCTCAGCGAAGGAATTGCGCTCTATTATCGGATTGGGCAGGATCTCGCGTTCTGGTACGCAGGCGGCGTGGCCGGTCTTCGCTGGGAGCAGCTTAAGATTATGTTCCCGTGGACGCTTGCTGCACTTGGGGCAGCCTTTGTTCTATCCAAGTCCATTACCATGCTTAGCCTTGGAGAAGATGTCGCAAGAGGACTTGGACTGCGCACGGGTCTCATTAAATTTCTCGCGACGGTTGTTATTATTATTCTCGCTGGCGCGGCCGTATCTTCGGTCGGAGCTGTCGGCTTCGTCGGCCTTCTCGTTCCGCATGTGACGCGCAAGCTGGTCGGTGTTGATTACCGATGGATTATTCCGTGCTCCGCGTTACTCGGTGCACTGCTCGTCGTCTTCGCCGATCTGGCGGCGCGGATGGTTAATGCACCTTACGAGACGCCAATCGGCGCCTTGATCGCAATAATCGGCGTTCCCTTCTTCTTGTATCTCGCGCAAAAAGAAAGGAGGGAGCTGTAA
- a CDS encoding MerR family transcriptional regulator has product MKYCSISEAAAKLHIPESTIRYYEKKGLLPLIERNEAGRRLFSEDQMALLEAVICLKNTHMPISGIKQYMDWIMEGDSTLELRLDMMKKHKQEVLAEITLMTDSLVGIDFKINRYTNRLKHGEEVRK; this is encoded by the coding sequence ATGAAATACTGTTCCATTAGTGAAGCTGCAGCTAAGCTTCATATCCCGGAGTCAACGATACGTTATTATGAGAAAAAAGGACTGCTCCCGCTAATCGAACGCAACGAGGCAGGCAGACGGCTATTTTCAGAGGACCAGATGGCGCTCCTTGAAGCCGTTATATGTTTGAAGAACACGCACATGCCCATAAGCGGAATCAAGCAGTACATGGATTGGATTATGGAAGGTGACAGCACCTTGGAGCTCCGGCTGGACATGATGAAGAAGCACAAGCAGGAAGTACTGGCTGAGATCACGCTCATGACCGATTCTTTGGTAGGGATTGATTTTAAGATTAATCGGTATACCAATCGACTAAAACATGGAGAAGAGGTACGAAAATGA
- a CDS encoding FecCD family ABC transporter permease: protein MTLVASIILVFLFSMNTGFIRLAPIDVFSTLLGGGTDQQHLILFDFRLPRIVLSVLIGAGLALSGAVIQGISRNALADPGILGINSGAGLAVLAYVALYPSTAGSPVYLLPLLAWAGAGLTALLVFALSYRRHSGLSPNRLLLTGIAVAAGISAVTLVLTLRITPEKYQFVATWMAGSIWGKDWSFVGAVLPFIVILAPFVIYKSQTLNVLNLGDSMAKGLGVRVSKEQLILLVAAVGLAGSCVAVSGSIGFVGLIAPHLARRLVGSRHQAALPVSALVGSLLVIAADMLARWILQPVEVPTGIVVAVLGAPYFLYLLVRSK from the coding sequence ATGACGCTTGTCGCTTCCATTATTCTCGTTTTTCTCTTTAGCATGAATACCGGATTCATCCGATTGGCTCCGATAGATGTCTTTAGCACGCTGCTCGGAGGCGGGACGGATCAGCAGCACCTCATTCTGTTTGATTTCCGGCTGCCACGTATCGTTCTATCCGTGCTTATCGGTGCAGGACTTGCCTTATCCGGCGCGGTCATACAGGGGATATCCCGAAATGCGCTTGCCGACCCGGGCATTCTCGGCATCAATTCGGGTGCGGGACTTGCGGTTCTGGCTTACGTCGCGCTGTACCCTTCGACCGCCGGCTCGCCCGTCTACCTGCTGCCATTGCTCGCTTGGGCGGGTGCGGGACTGACGGCGCTGCTCGTCTTCGCACTGTCTTATCGCCGTCACTCCGGGCTGTCGCCGAACAGGCTGCTGCTGACCGGGATTGCGGTTGCGGCGGGCATCTCCGCCGTGACGCTCGTGCTGACGCTGCGGATTACGCCGGAGAAGTACCAGTTCGTGGCCACTTGGATGGCGGGTTCAATCTGGGGCAAGGACTGGTCGTTCGTTGGCGCCGTGCTGCCGTTTATCGTCATATTAGCTCCATTCGTCATCTATAAATCGCAGACGCTGAACGTACTCAATCTTGGAGATTCGATGGCCAAGGGGCTCGGCGTGCGCGTGTCGAAGGAGCAGCTGATCTTGCTCGTGGCGGCTGTCGGCCTAGCCGGTTCATGCGTCGCTGTCAGCGGAAGCATCGGCTTCGTCGGCCTGATCGCGCCGCATCTTGCCCGCCGCCTTGTCGGCTCGCGCCATCAAGCGGCTCTGCCTGTGTCCGCGCTCGTGGGATCGCTGCTCGTCATCGCCGCGGATATGCTGGCAAGGTGGATTTTGCAGCCGGTGGAGGTTCCGACGGGAATTGTCGTGGCGGTTCTTGGAGCGCCATATTTCCTCTACTTGCTCGTTAGGTCGAAGTAA
- a CDS encoding ABC transporter substrate-binding protein, which translates to MNMLKRIAGYTLIITLITVLAACGNSGSGSNADDFRTLTDAAGHEVKVPNHPKRIIAPFLEDPLSALGVKPVAQWGAGGVPQHYLQDQLKEVPVLDMNGGLKAEEALSYKPDLIVFLAPTYIPDGNYDQFAKIAPTFVLSNDETDWKGNLEKLGKLLNEDDAAKKAVEDYDKSLADAKDQLGSLPSEKTAVVLQADEEKGFALFGPSFYGGATLYGALGFKQPAIVKNDYDKFSIEALAQLQDVDYIFVISGEGRGKPPVNNPLWKGLSAVKAGHVYEADSGHWFNANPIANKLIIADVLKDVHE; encoded by the coding sequence ATGAATATGCTCAAACGTATAGCCGGTTACACGCTCATAATCACGCTTATCACTGTTCTGGCCGCATGCGGCAACTCGGGATCAGGCAGCAATGCCGACGATTTCCGGACGCTGACCGATGCTGCGGGACATGAAGTGAAGGTTCCAAACCATCCGAAGCGCATCATTGCTCCATTCCTTGAAGATCCATTGTCTGCTCTTGGCGTTAAACCCGTTGCTCAGTGGGGTGCAGGCGGCGTTCCTCAGCATTACTTGCAGGACCAGCTGAAGGAAGTTCCGGTGCTAGACATGAACGGCGGCCTGAAGGCAGAGGAAGCGCTGTCCTATAAGCCTGACCTGATTGTGTTCCTAGCTCCTACTTATATCCCGGATGGCAACTACGATCAATTCGCGAAGATCGCGCCGACATTCGTGCTATCGAACGACGAAACGGACTGGAAGGGCAATCTGGAGAAGCTCGGCAAGCTGCTGAATGAAGATGATGCTGCGAAGAAAGCGGTTGAAGACTACGATAAGAGCTTGGCCGATGCCAAAGATCAGCTTGGCAGTCTTCCTTCAGAGAAGACAGCCGTCGTCCTGCAAGCGGACGAGGAGAAAGGCTTCGCGCTGTTCGGTCCGTCCTTCTACGGCGGAGCGACGCTCTATGGGGCGCTTGGATTTAAGCAGCCGGCCATCGTGAAGAACGACTACGATAAATTCTCGATCGAAGCGCTCGCGCAATTGCAGGATGTCGATTACATCTTCGTCATCTCCGGCGAAGGCAGAGGCAAGCCGCCGGTCAACAACCCGCTCTGGAAAGGACTATCGGCAGTCAAGGCTGGACACGTCTACGAGGCTGACTCCGGCCACTGGTTCAACGCGAATCCGATTGCGAACAAACTCATTATTGCCGACGTCTTGAAGGACGTCCATGAATAA
- a CDS encoding AraC family transcriptional regulator: MNKMHTPDPRPQAAGLLRYRLLDVQTLRSMPQTISRERHFLEPRAAHRLLLSALHGELVIDGRLCALRPGSVFVCAPEQLIELTNFSGDYFEALLLDFEVADAEAGTAAADSTRSPESALSSASALAASPALFPYLGEAYIPSTAVTAHLYDTVRSNWFRAGVSAHLRCEAALLELLSLVFAQQEQQAEFALESARHELERRYKEEVPVDSLARIAGLSRYHFMRLFKDRYGKSVTEYRTELRLTEAKRLMMAANPTSIERIVYEVGFKNETYFGQLFKKQIGVAPAIYQRNQQRRVAAYSWVNFGQILALQTIPYAAPMDQYWTDVYRSKFTYEVKVPLSHRYDYNYAALERAKPDFIVGMSELIPSEEQLKLASIAPTLFLSSYDDWRQHLKQTAAFLGEPQEAGKWLNRYNRKAEKLQQQLHPLFGGDALLVLLVSRDGLQVCGHRTCTVLYDDLGFAIPEGIAELEWLEPIEPHELAGLGAGRILVHVDNNELALARWTSLARSEQWHNLACVQAAELGKVHVDIGSAHFRSPWNDYSAYAHDTLLDDIPAMFALVTPLPL; encoded by the coding sequence ATGAATAAAATGCATACCCCCGACCCACGGCCGCAGGCCGCGGGTCTTCTGCGTTATCGGCTGCTGGACGTGCAGACGCTCCGTTCGATGCCGCAAACGATATCGAGGGAACGGCATTTTCTCGAGCCTCGCGCCGCGCATCGACTCCTGCTCTCTGCCCTTCACGGTGAGCTCGTTATAGATGGGCGTCTATGCGCTCTGCGACCAGGCTCCGTGTTTGTCTGCGCCCCGGAGCAGCTGATTGAGCTAACGAACTTCTCTGGCGATTACTTCGAGGCGCTATTGCTGGACTTTGAAGTCGCTGATGCTGAGGCAGGAACGGCTGCCGCAGATAGCACGCGATCGCCCGAGTCAGCGCTTTCGTCTGCCTCTGCGCTAGCTGCCTCACCCGCGTTGTTTCCTTATCTCGGCGAGGCCTACATTCCGTCCACGGCCGTCACCGCCCACTTGTACGATACGGTACGCTCGAACTGGTTCCGCGCGGGCGTGTCCGCCCACCTCCGCTGCGAAGCCGCTCTGCTGGAGCTGCTCAGCCTTGTCTTCGCACAGCAGGAACAGCAAGCTGAATTCGCGCTTGAGAGCGCCCGCCACGAGCTTGAACGCCGGTACAAAGAGGAAGTGCCTGTCGATTCGCTTGCCAGAATCGCAGGTCTCAGCCGCTACCACTTCATGCGTCTGTTCAAGGATCGCTACGGCAAGAGCGTCACCGAATACCGGACAGAGCTGCGCCTGACCGAAGCCAAGCGGCTCATGATGGCCGCGAATCCCACTTCGATTGAGCGAATCGTCTACGAAGTCGGCTTTAAGAATGAAACGTACTTCGGCCAGCTGTTCAAGAAGCAGATCGGCGTCGCCCCTGCCATCTATCAGCGCAATCAGCAGCGTAGAGTCGCCGCATACAGCTGGGTCAACTTCGGCCAAATCCTCGCGCTGCAGACGATTCCTTACGCAGCTCCAATGGATCAATATTGGACGGATGTGTATCGAAGCAAGTTCACTTACGAGGTCAAGGTGCCGCTAAGCCACCGATACGATTACAACTACGCGGCCTTAGAGCGTGCGAAGCCTGACTTCATCGTCGGCATGTCGGAGCTCATCCCAAGCGAAGAGCAGTTGAAGCTCGCTTCGATTGCGCCAACGCTATTCCTAAGCTCGTATGACGACTGGCGGCAGCATTTGAAGCAAACAGCCGCCTTCCTGGGCGAGCCGCAGGAAGCCGGCAAATGGCTGAACCGTTACAACCGCAAAGCAGAGAAGCTGCAGCAGCAATTGCACCCTCTCTTCGGCGGCGATGCCCTGCTCGTGCTGCTCGTCAGCCGTGATGGGCTGCAGGTGTGCGGCCATCGGACGTGCACCGTCCTATACGATGACCTCGGCTTTGCCATCCCTGAGGGCATCGCCGAGCTGGAATGGCTAGAGCCGATCGAGCCGCATGAGCTAGCCGGCTTAGGTGCTGGGCGAATCTTGGTCCACGTGGACAATAATGAGCTCGCGCTCGCCCGGTGGACGAGCCTCGCTCGCTCCGAGCAATGGCATAATCTTGCTTGCGTTCAAGCGGCAGAGCTGGGCAAGGTCCACGTCGACATCGGCAGCGCCCACTTCCGATCGCCTTGGAACGATTACAGCGCCTACGCGCATGACACTCTGCTGGATGATATTCCAGCCATGTTCGCGCTCGTTACACCTTTGCCATTGTGA